Proteins encoded by one window of Pseudomonas tructae:
- the purD gene encoding phosphoribosylamine--glycine ligase yields the protein MKVLIIGSGGREHALAWKVAQDPRVEKVFVAPGNAGTATEAKCENVDIDVSALEQLADFAENNVALTIVGPEGPLVAGVVDLFRSRGLDCFGPTKGAAQLEGSKAFTKDFLARHKIPTADYQNFTEIEPALAYLREKGAPIVIKADGLAAGKGVIVAMTLAEAEEAVRDMLAGNAFGEAGSRVVIEEFLDGEEASFIVMVDGHNVLPMATSQDHKRVGDGDSGPNTGGMGAYSPAPVVTADVHQRVMDLVIWPTVRGMAEEGNVYTGFLYAGLMIDKAGNPKVIEFNCRFGDPETQPVMLRLESSLVLLIEAAFAKALDKVEAQWDPRPSLGVVLAAGGYPGDYSKGAAINGLDAAAKLEGKVFHAGTALKDGAVVATGGRVLCATAMGSTVESAQQQAYRLAAQINWQGSFYRKDIGYRAIARERGEHQQ from the coding sequence ATGAAAGTTTTGATTATCGGTAGCGGCGGTCGTGAACACGCCCTGGCCTGGAAAGTCGCCCAGGACCCTCGGGTCGAGAAAGTCTTCGTGGCCCCAGGCAACGCCGGCACCGCCACCGAAGCCAAGTGCGAGAACGTCGACATCGACGTCAGCGCCCTGGAGCAACTGGCCGATTTCGCCGAGAACAATGTCGCCCTGACCATCGTCGGCCCTGAAGGCCCGCTGGTTGCCGGTGTCGTCGACCTGTTCCGCAGCCGCGGCCTGGACTGCTTTGGCCCGACCAAGGGCGCTGCCCAGCTGGAAGGCTCCAAGGCGTTCACCAAGGACTTCCTGGCCCGCCACAAGATCCCGACCGCCGACTACCAGAACTTCACCGAGATCGAGCCGGCCCTGGCTTATCTGCGTGAAAAAGGCGCGCCGATCGTAATCAAGGCCGACGGTCTGGCCGCCGGTAAAGGCGTGATCGTTGCCATGACCCTGGCCGAAGCCGAAGAGGCCGTGCGCGACATGCTCGCCGGCAACGCCTTCGGTGAGGCTGGTTCGCGCGTGGTGATCGAGGAGTTCCTCGACGGCGAAGAAGCCAGCTTCATCGTCATGGTCGACGGTCACAATGTCCTGCCAATGGCCACCAGCCAGGATCACAAGCGCGTCGGCGACGGCGACAGCGGCCCCAACACCGGCGGCATGGGCGCTTACTCGCCGGCGCCAGTGGTCACCGCCGACGTGCATCAGCGCGTCATGGACCTGGTGATCTGGCCAACCGTGCGCGGCATGGCTGAAGAAGGCAACGTTTACACCGGCTTCCTCTATGCAGGCCTGATGATCGACAAGGCCGGCAACCCGAAAGTCATCGAGTTCAACTGCCGCTTTGGCGACCCGGAAACCCAACCGGTCATGCTGCGCCTGGAATCGAGCCTGGTGCTGCTGATCGAAGCGGCCTTTGCCAAGGCCCTGGACAAGGTCGAAGCACAGTGGGATCCGCGTCCAAGCCTGGGCGTGGTCCTGGCTGCCGGCGGCTACCCTGGCGACTACAGCAAGGGCGCTGCGATCAACGGCCTGGACGCTGCCGCAAAGCTCGAAGGCAAGGTCTTCCACGCCGGTACCGCACTCAAGGACGGCGCGGTGGTTGCCACCGGTGGCCGCGTACTGTGCGCCACGGCCATGGGCAGCACTGTCGAATCCGC